One region of Salvelinus namaycush isolate Seneca chromosome 3, SaNama_1.0, whole genome shotgun sequence genomic DNA includes:
- the amdhd2 gene encoding N-acetylglucosamine-6-phosphate deacetylase produces MPTNKSVSKAPITQFVNCRILRDHKLQREDLWVREGRILDPEKLFFDEEGYADQRVDCEGLIIAPGFIDVQINGGYGIDFSQATSNVRGGVALVAKKILEHGVTSFLPTLVTSPPNIYHKVLAEVKVHSGGVEGAGVLGCHLEGPFISLEKKGAHPEQYLRSFQSGGMLDLIETYGTLDNVAMVTLAPELPNSETVIRELAQRGITVSLGHSVANLSQAEEAVQNGASFITHLFNAMLPFHHRDPGIVGLLTSDQVPQDRTVFYGMIADGIHTNSAALRIAHRAHPTGLVLVTDAITAMGLPPGRHTLGQQVIEIQGLHAYVAGTKTLSGSIATMDMCVRHFKQASGCSVEQALEAASLHPAQLLGISHCKGTLDYGADADLVLLDDALNVRATYIAGQEVWRK; encoded by the exons ATGCCTACCAATAAGTCTGTGTCGAAAGCGCCGATCACCCAGTTCGTCAACTGCAGGATACTAAGAGATCACAAGCTGCAGAG AGAGGATCTGTGGGTGCGGGAAGGGAGGATCCTAGACCCAGAGAAGTTGTTCTTTGATGAGGAAGGCTATGCAGATCAACGTGTTGACTGTGAAGGCCTCATCATCGCTCCTGGGTTCATTGACGTTCAGATCAATG GAGGATATGGCATCGACTTCTCGCAAGCAACCAGTAATGTCAGAGGAGGTGTGGCCCTAGTAGCCAAGAAAATCTTGGAGCATGGTGTGACCTCTTttttacccaccctagtcacctCCCCTCCAAACATCTACCACAAG GTCTTGGCTGAGGTTAAAGTTCatagtggaggagtggagggagctGGAGTTCTGG gctGTCATCTAGAAGGTCCATTCATCAGTTTAGAGAAGAAGGGAGCCCATCCGGAGCAGTACCTGCGCTCCTTCCAGTCGGGCGGCATGTTGGACCTGATTGAGACCTACGGGACCCTGGATAACGTTGCCATGGTGACGTTGGCCCCCGAGCTACCCAACAGTGAGACGGTGATTAGAGAGCTGGCTCAGAGGGGCATCACTGTTTCTCTAG GACACTCTGTAGCCAACCTGTCCCAAGCTGAGGAGGCTGTGCAGAACGGTGCTTCATTCATCACACATCTCTTCAATGCTATGCTGCCT TTCCACCATCGAGACCCGGGCATCGTGGGTCTCCTCACCAGCGACCAGGTTCCCCAGGACCGGACGGTCTTCTACGGAATGATTGCCGATGGCATCCACACCAACTCTGCCGCCCTGCGTATTGCCCACAGAGCACACCCTACAG GTCTAGTGTTGGTGACTGATGCCATCACAGCGATGGGTCTACCTCCGGGCCGCCACACCTTGGGTCAGCAAGTCATTGAGATCCAGGGGCTCCATGCTTATGTAGCAG GCACCAAGACGCTCAGTGGCAGTATAGCCACAATGGACATGTGTGTCAGGCACTTCAAACAGGCttcag GCTGCAGTGTGGAGCAAGCCCTGGAGGCAGCGTCGCTACACCCGGCCCAGCTCCTGGGCATCAGCCATTGTAAAGGCACCCTGGACTATGGGGCAGACGcag ATCTCGTTCTGCTGGATGATGCTCTCAATGTCAGAGCCACCTACATCGCAGGCCAGGAAGTGTGGAGGAAATGA